The nucleotide window GGTAAAACAAGTTGAGATAGTCACTAAAGATGTAGCCTGGAATGAAATGCAGCATACATTCAAGGTCGCTTCAATTGATAATCCTCTGCCCAATACTCTCCACATCAAGCTGGCCAGTCCTGATCAAGTTGAGACACTGGCACCAAAACTGAGACTGATGTCCACTATCGAAAACATCCGTTATCCACTCAAGGTCGCTAAAAAAATCAACGACGTCAGACACTTCCTGGAGTTGGCTGGACTGTTTGTCACTGCGGCACTCTCAGCGGCTACCCTGACTGTGATTGGTAATACTATTCACCTGGTGATAAAAGCCAGACACAAAGAAATCGAAATCTTGAGTTTGATGGGTGTAGGACACTTTTATATCAAATGTCCCTTTGTCTTCCAGGGTGCAGCTTACGGCGCTATGGCAGCGCTCCTTGCCACCACTGTGTTGCTTGGCATACACCTCTATATTGACCCTTATGTCAAAGATCAATTGCTCAGTCTGGCTCCAGTGCTGACTCAAAATCTGGAGTATGGGCTCGCCCAAACAGCATTACTTATGGCTGCCCTGGGTGTAGTCGTGGGAGCTGGCGGTAGTCTCTGGACAAGCGGTCGCTATATCAAGATCTAATTGCTCAGCAGTTTGTTAGTGCTGATTTAAATTCAAGATAAAAGGTCCGCTCTAACTGGGAGCGGACCTTTTATCTTTTGATTACTGGCAGCTACTGTCTTATTTGACAGGAGCCATGACAGACAATGTGGTCATCTTGTCGCCG belongs to Candidatus Obscuribacter sp. and includes:
- a CDS encoding ABC transporter permease, with product MLRSLRIFRRVIIETLLGIRASGWSNWLVVSILAVALTIFGCVLQLTMTLKNLVNAWGNQIQISAYLPDSANPKAVAHEISRFPEVKQVEIVTKDVAWNEMQHTFKVASIDNPLPNTLHIKLASPDQVETLAPKLRLMSTIENIRYPLKVAKKINDVRHFLELAGLFVTAALSAATLTVIGNTIHLVIKARHKEIEILSLMGVGHFYIKCPFVFQGAAYGAMAALLATTVLLGIHLYIDPYVKDQLLSLAPVLTQNLEYGLAQTALLMAALGVVVGAGGSLWTSGRYIKI